The nucleotide sequence ACTATAAGTATCTTTTCTCTGCAAATATCCTTAAGTTCAGGTATTATTTCAAGTATAAGTCCCTGTAGTATTATTATATCACTTTCATGCGCTGCTCTTATAAGTTTATCTGCATTTCCCGGCTCGTATTCTACCATCTCAATATTTAACTCAGAAGTATCTATCTGATTTTCGTTAGGTATTGCTAAAACAACCTCATTATATTTACCTAATTCTTTGGCAAACTCCCAATATCTTATTCCTGGTCCTGCCATTTTTTTAGCTATTGGTTCATTAGATATAAGCAGTATTTTTCTTCTAAATTTAGCATCTAATTTTTCTTCAACATTATATGTATTTAATAATCTTTGGAATTTGTCCAAGTACTTATAATCATGATAATACTCAACTGGAAATGGCATTAAAGGATTAGGTATTAACTTCTTTAAATCAGTATCTTTAACTTTTCTATTCCTTTGTATGTACTGTCTTTTTTCATTAAGTCTTTGTAAGTTATCCGTAAGATTATTTATGGCAACTAAAGAAGAAAAGTTCTTTTCATCAGAATCAATTTCAAAAAAACTTTCTTCAGTATTAGTTATATCAAATACACCTTCATCTAACTTTAAATCCATTTGTATCCTTTGAATCATTAAAAGCAAATTACATAGAACAATATCAAAATTATCACTTGAATAGTTTTTATATATTGTATATAATGCATTTCTTTCAAACAAAGTTTTCATTTTATGTTGATTAAATTTCTTAGACGTACCATTATGCCTATGATAACATATAGCTTTAGAACAAAATCTAACTTTATATCCTAAAACCCATAATCTCCAACCAAGATCTACATCTTCATAGTAAGCAAAATAATCCTTATCAAAACCTCCAATTTCAATAAAAACATCTTTTCTTATGAGCATAGAACCACCACAAGCAAAAAGTATATCTCTATCTTCATTATACTTCTTATTAGCTTCCTTTATATCCATGCCATAATCATATTGGTAGCCGTATCCAGCAAAACTTACACTTCCACCAGCAAAATCAAGTTTAGAACCGTCCCAATTGACAATCTTACTTCCTGCACATACGTAACTATTATCGTTACAGTTTTCAAGAGTTTCAAACATGTCATTAAGCCAATTTTTATCTAACTTCATGTCATTGTTGATTAATGCTAAATACTCTCCCTCTGCTATCTTTGCAGCATCATCATTAGGTTTTGCAAATCCTTCGTTTGAATCATTTTTTATAATTTTAACTGCTGGATAGTTTTTTTTCAAAAACTCAACTGAGCCATCCTTTGAGCCATTATCTACAACTATATATTCAATTTTATCGCTTGGATAAGATAAATTTTTAAGCTCACTAAAACAATTTTTAAGATGCTGCAATCCATTATAATTTACGATTATAAAACTTACTTTAGGATAACTATTCAAAATATTTTCCCCACTTTCCATTTTTAACGATTATTAAAGCATCCAATCACAACTAATTTTAACTTTTCCATCCTCTTTTATGTTTCCTTCGTGAATTGTAAACCAATAATGCTTATGTCTAAAATCGTATATCTCTTGTAAATTCTCATCCATCAGTGCAATTGAAAAATAATATTTAGATTTTAACAAAAGTTCATTTTGTAAAGAAAAACTCACCATGTTAGTATCCTTCATTTCTGTAATCAACATTCCATCTTGTTTACAATCATGGTATATAAGCTTATATCCTTCTTCTGTAATTATTTCAAATGCCATAACAGCTGCTTTAATATCAGTATTTTTCCTAAATTCAACATTTACCTTTATATTTTCTTCAGTTCCAAAAAAGTTCCTAGGTCTACCCTCTTTATCAGAGAAATATAATTTAGTTATTTCTAGTTTTTTGTTACCTTCTCTATTTCCATCTTTAAATTCATCTGCCTCATGAAGCTTAAAATCAAAATCAGCTAGACTTTCCTCGCTTTTTTGCTCTTCTTTTTTATGTTCTTCACTTTTAGCATATAATAGCTTCATGTATAGTCCAACCATTCTATCAGTAGATCCCTCTATTACTTCTCCACCTTTTCTTATGAATATGCATCTATCACATATACGTCTTACCGTGCTCATATCATGAGAAACAAATAAAATAGTTTTACCCTGTTCCTTAAATGCTTGTATTTTATTAAGACACTTTTTCTGAAAATTTGCGTCTCCAACCGCTAAAACCTCATCAACAAGAAGTATATCTGGATTTACAGTTACAGCAACTGAAAAACCAAGTCTCATATACATTCCAGAGGAATAATTTTTAACTGGTGTATCCATGAAATTTTCAAGCTCTGCAAATTCTACAATTTCATCATATCTCTCATCTATTTCTTTTTTACTAAGTCCCATTATAGAACCATATAAATATACATTTTCTCTACCTGTCATATCTGGTTGAAAACCAACTCCAACCTCAAGAAGAGAAGATATTTTTCCTTTAACCGTAACCTGACCCTCATTAGGTCTTATAATGTTAGCAACTAATTTTAAACTAGTACTTTTACCTGTTCCATTTTCTCCAATTATTCCTATAGTCTCACCTTGACCAATTTTAAAAGAGGCATTTTTAAGAACATGAAGCTGTTCAACTTCAAGCTTATTTCTATTAAGCACCTTGTTTAAAAATTTTTCCTTCAAGGAATAGCTTTTGTTTTTATATAAATTAAAATGTTTTGAAACGTTTTTAAATTCAATAACTACCATATTATTTTCACTCCAATTTATTGTAAAGCTGTTCACCTAAGTAGGTTAATGCTTTAATTAAACTTCCTCTGCAAAATCATTTTCTATTTTTCTAAATATCCTATCGCCTACATATAAAAGCACTATATCCCATACCAATATTACTACTATGTAAAAAGGATTTGGCATTTTGCCTTCTAATAAAACACTTCTTATACATTCTACAATCATAGTCATAGGATTTATTAAAAGTATATTTTTGTACAAAATAGGAATACGATCCAATACATACACGATTGGTGTCAAATAAAACCATAACATAAACAGAACCTCTACAAAATGTGAAACATCTCTATATAATACATTAAGAGACGATAAAATAAGAGATAATCCAACAGAAAAAACTAAAAGCAATAGTAATATTATAGGAAGCAATAGTATAGTAAAGCTAAAAGGCACTTGCGATACTATCATAGCTCCAAATAAAATAACAAGAGTTATTAAAAAACTGACAAAGTTTGAAAATATTATTGATAAAGGCATTATCTGCCTAGGAAAATATATTTTCTTAATTAAATTTGAATTAGAAATAATAGATGTAGTACTTCCTTGAACAGCGCCTTGAAAAAATTGCCATGGGAGAAGCGCTGCAAGTAAAGTAACCGTATAATTAGGAGTAGTCTGGTGCATTATATATTTAAATGCAAAAGTATAAACAATCAAAAGCATTATTGGATTTAAAAATGACCAAAAAAAACCTAAAGCAGAATTTCTATACTTTAATTTTAATTCTTTCATTGTTAAGTTTTGTAAAAGTTCTTTATATTTTAATATCTCTTTGATAGAATTAATCAAAGGTTTCACCTACTTTTTTTCTAATATATTTTTATTTTTATATTCTTTTTCTTCAATATTTCTTCAAGCTCTACATCGTCTTTAACAGCCTCAGTACTTTCTTTCATAAACATTATTTTAACAGTTTGTATAATAAGCTTTATATCCAATAAAATAGAATAATTTTTTATATACATTATGTCGTATTTTATTTTATCTTCTGGCGTTGTATTATACTTCCCTAAAACCTGTGCTAAACCTGTAAGTCCTGCTTTTACAAAAGTTCTATACTTATAATCTGGTATTTCCTTTTCAAATTTTTCTACATAAAATGGTCTTTCTGGTCTTGGGCCAACTATGCTCATATCACCTTTTAATATGTTAAACAGCTGTGGTATTTCGTCTAACCTTGTAGCCCTCATAATTTTACCTATTTTAGTTATTCTAGAATCATTTTCTGTAACCAAAACTGGTCCTGAGTGTTTTTCTGCATTAACTATCATAGATCTAAATTTTATTAATTTAAACTTCTTACCACCATTTGTAACCCTTTCTTGAAAATAAAACGGACTTCCTCCATCTGTACATTTAATAATTATAGGAAGTATTATAAGGAATGGTGAAAATACTACAGTAGCTATTATCGCCACAACTATATCTAGTAATCTTTTTACTGTTTTTTGTTCTGCACTAAGTTCTAAAGTATCTACCTTTAAAATAGGAACGTCGTCTATCTGCTCAAAATTAGCTTTATAAAAAGCAATATCAGTAACAGATGGGACTATAAATATATTCTTATTCATATACATGCTTTCTTTTATAATGGTGCTTTTAGTATTTTCATCTAAGTCATCCGATATAAGCACTATATCTGCTTTTTCTACGATACTTTTTTTATCTTCAGTATAATTTTTAATTATACTGCTTATACTATATAAATCATCATGCTTAAGCAGTATTTTTTTTGCAATACTTTCTCCATTTTGACCTATTATCACAGTATTTTTTGTTCCATAAATCTTTCTTTCAAGCTTCCACCACAAGCATTTAAATATGGATAAAAGGAAAAATTGAAATACAGAACTAAGAAGTATAACTAGTCTCGGATAAGAAAACCCTCTCAATGAAAATGTAATAGCCATTGTAAACACAAAAAGCATTATTACTGTTAAAAAAATTGAATATACAATCTCCCAGAGGCTCTTCTTAAGTATATCAACAAGTCCAAATATATACATAAACACCATATACACAATAATTGTAAATGGTAGTGATCTTTCAAAAGGAGCATAATTAAATTTTGGAGGTATAATCCTAAATCTAAACCTAACCATGTAAGCTAAATATATGGAAAATGCCACAATAAATATTTCAAGAACAATAGATAAAATTCTGTAGAAATTTGAAATCGCATTGTTTTTTTTCAAGAACTTCACCTCTTTTACCTAATTTTTAAACAAAAACAATCACTAATCTACTATAACAAATTAAGTATATTATTTCAAGTGACATTTACCAACGCTTTTCCTATTAAGACAAATTCTAAACTAAAATCCACAAAACCTAATTTAACTATAGAAATTTAATCCACATTATAAAATCTATAACTTAATATAGGGCTTCTAACTCAATCATAAATCTACACACTAATACTTACCTTATAAATAATGTATAAATCAAATTTCAGTATAGAAACCCTATATGTGAAATAAAACAGTCTTAGTATCAAAGTACCATATACTAAAACTCTCTAGAAATTCTAACTTTAAATATGTTTAAGTCTAACTTCATTTTAGTTTAATTATATTCAATATCAGAACAAGAAAATAAATTAAATACTATTTACTGAAGCGTTCTAAAACTTAATTCCACATTCG is from Clostridium acetobutylicum ATCC 824 and encodes:
- a CDS encoding ABC transporter ATP-binding protein → MVVIEFKNVSKHFNLYKNKSYSLKEKFLNKVLNRNKLEVEQLHVLKNASFKIGQGETIGIIGENGTGKSTSLKLVANIIRPNEGQVTVKGKISSLLEVGVGFQPDMTGRENVYLYGSIMGLSKKEIDERYDEIVEFAELENFMDTPVKNYSSGMYMRLGFSVAVTVNPDILLVDEVLAVGDANFQKKCLNKIQAFKEQGKTILFVSHDMSTVRRICDRCIFIRKGGEVIEGSTDRMVGLYMKLLYAKSEEHKKEEQKSEESLADFDFKLHEADEFKDGNREGNKKLEITKLYFSDKEGRPRNFFGTEENIKVNVEFRKNTDIKAAVMAFEIITEEGYKLIYHDCKQDGMLITEMKDTNMVSFSLQNELLLKSKYYFSIALMDENLQEIYDFRHKHYWFTIHEGNIKEDGKVKISCDWML
- a CDS encoding ABC transporter permease, with amino-acid sequence MKPLINSIKEILKYKELLQNLTMKELKLKYRNSALGFFWSFLNPIMLLIVYTFAFKYIMHQTTPNYTVTLLAALLPWQFFQGAVQGSTTSIISNSNLIKKIYFPRQIMPLSIIFSNFVSFLITLVILFGAMIVSQVPFSFTILLLPIILLLLLVFSVGLSLILSSLNVLYRDVSHFVEVLFMLWFYLTPIVYVLDRIPILYKNILLINPMTMIVECIRSVLLEGKMPNPFYIVVILVWDIVLLYVGDRIFRKIENDFAEEV
- a CDS encoding sugar transferase, coding for MKFLKKNNAISNFYRILSIVLEIFIVAFSIYLAYMVRFRFRIIPPKFNYAPFERSLPFTIIVYMVFMYIFGLVDILKKSLWEIVYSIFLTVIMLFVFTMAITFSLRGFSYPRLVILLSSVFQFFLLSIFKCLWWKLERKIYGTKNTVIIGQNGESIAKKILLKHDDLYSISSIIKNYTEDKKSIVEKADIVLISDDLDENTKSTIIKESMYMNKNIFIVPSVTDIAFYKANFEQIDDVPILKVDTLELSAEQKTVKRLLDIVVAIIATVVFSPFLIILPIIIKCTDGGSPFYFQERVTNGGKKFKLIKFRSMIVNAEKHSGPVLVTENDSRITKIGKIMRATRLDEIPQLFNILKGDMSIVGPRPERPFYVEKFEKEIPDYKYRTFVKAGLTGLAQVLGKYNTTPEDKIKYDIMYIKNYSILLDIKLIIQTVKIMFMKESTEAVKDDVELEEILKKKNIKIKIY